One window from the genome of Choloepus didactylus isolate mChoDid1 chromosome 2, mChoDid1.pri, whole genome shotgun sequence encodes:
- the LOC119517066 gene encoding olfactory receptor 6K3-like isoform X1: MDQENLTMVTEFYFSDFPQYENGGLLFFIPLLFIYVFIIVGNFMIFFAVQLDTSLHKPMYTFISVFSFLEIWYTTVTIPKMLFNLVNEKKTISFIGCLLQMYFFHSLGVTEGLVLTAMAIDRYVAICNPLRYAIIMTPRLCIQFSTGSCIFGFLMLLPEIVWISTLPFCGPNQIHQLFCDFEPVLRLACTDTSIILVEDVIHAISILTSVSIITLSYIRIITVILKIPSGESRQKAFSTCAAHITIFLLFSGSVSLMYLCFSVTFPPFLDKAIALMFAVLAPLFNPIIYSLRNRDMQNAIKKILCSQKIFSISGS, encoded by the coding sequence ATGGACCAGGAGAATCTGACAATGGTGACTGAATTTTACTTCTCTGATTTCCCTCAGTATGAAAATGGAGGCCTCTTATTCTTCATCCCATTGCTCTTTATTTATGTGTTCATTATTGTTGGAAATTTCATGATCTTCTTTGCAGTTCAGCTAGACACAAGTCTTCACAAACCCATGTATACTTTCATTAGCGTCTTCTCTTTCCTGGAGATTTGGTACACCACAGTGACTATCCCCAAGATGCTCTTCAATCTGGTCAATGAAAAAAAGACCATTTCCTTCATTGGCTGCCTCctgcagatgtattttttccactCACTTGGGGTCACTGAAGGCCTAGTTCTGACAGCGATGGCCATTGACAGGTATGTTGCCATCTGCAACCCTCTCCGCTATGCCATCATTATGACCCCTCGGCTGTGCATCCAGTTCTCCACTGGCTCTTGCATCTTTGGCTTCCTCATGTTACTGCCAGAAATTGTATGGATTTCTACCCTCCCGTTCTGTGGCCCCAACCAAATCCATCAACTCTTCTGTGACTTTGAACCTGTGCTGCGCTTGGCCTGTACAGACACATCCATAATTCTGGTTGAAGATGTGATCCATGCTATTTCCATCCTAACCTCGGTCTCCATCATCACCCTTTCCTATATAAGAATCATCACTGTGATCCTAAAGATTCCCTCAGGTGAGAGCCGTCAGAAGGCATTCTCCACGTGTGCGGCACACATCACTATTTTCCTGCTGTTTTCTGGCAGTGTGTCCCTCATgtacctgtgcttttctgtcacTTTCCCACCATTTCTGGACAAAGCTATTGCTCTGATGTTTGCTGTCCTTGCCCCACTTTTCAACCCTATCATCTACAGCCTCAGGAACAGAGACATGCAAAACGCCATCAAGAAAATCCTTTGTTCTCAAAAGATATTCAGTATCTCCGGGAGCTAA
- the LOC119517066 gene encoding olfactory receptor 6K3-like isoform X2: protein MVTEFYFSDFPQYENGGLLFFIPLLFIYVFIIVGNFMIFFAVQLDTSLHKPMYTFISVFSFLEIWYTTVTIPKMLFNLVNEKKTISFIGCLLQMYFFHSLGVTEGLVLTAMAIDRYVAICNPLRYAIIMTPRLCIQFSTGSCIFGFLMLLPEIVWISTLPFCGPNQIHQLFCDFEPVLRLACTDTSIILVEDVIHAISILTSVSIITLSYIRIITVILKIPSGESRQKAFSTCAAHITIFLLFSGSVSLMYLCFSVTFPPFLDKAIALMFAVLAPLFNPIIYSLRNRDMQNAIKKILYHE from the exons ATGGTGACTGAATTTTACTTCTCTGATTTCCCTCAGTATGAAAATGGAGGCCTCTTATTCTTCATCCCATTGCTCTTTATTTATGTGTTCATTATTGTTGGAAATTTCATGATCTTCTTTGCAGTTCAGCTAGACACAAGTCTTCACAAACCCATGTATACTTTCATTAGCGTCTTCTCTTTCCTGGAGATTTGGTACACCACAGTGACTATCCCCAAGATGCTCTTCAATCTGGTCAATGAAAAAAAGACCATTTCCTTCATTGGCTGCCTCctgcagatgtattttttccactCACTTGGGGTCACTGAAGGCCTAGTTCTGACAGCGATGGCCATTGACAGGTATGTTGCCATCTGCAACCCTCTCCGCTATGCCATCATTATGACCCCTCGGCTGTGCATCCAGTTCTCCACTGGCTCTTGCATCTTTGGCTTCCTCATGTTACTGCCAGAAATTGTATGGATTTCTACCCTCCCGTTCTGTGGCCCCAACCAAATCCATCAACTCTTCTGTGACTTTGAACCTGTGCTGCGCTTGGCCTGTACAGACACATCCATAATTCTGGTTGAAGATGTGATCCATGCTATTTCCATCCTAACCTCGGTCTCCATCATCACCCTTTCCTATATAAGAATCATCACTGTGATCCTAAAGATTCCCTCAGGTGAGAGCCGTCAGAAGGCATTCTCCACGTGTGCGGCACACATCACTATTTTCCTGCTGTTTTCTGGCAGTGTGTCCCTCATgtacctgtgcttttctgtcacTTTCCCACCATTTCTGGACAAAGCTATTGCTCTGATGTTTGCTGTCCTTGCCCCACTTTTCAACCCTATCATCTACAGCCTCAGGAACAGAGACATGCAAAACGCCATCAAGAAAATCCTTT ATCATGAATAA